Proteins from a genomic interval of Pseudomonas paeninsulae:
- a CDS encoding M48 family metallopeptidase — MNQTLSFTALAAALLLTGCQAVNTTSGGAVGVERKQYMFGMLSSQEINQMYATSYQQTLGEASSKGVLDKSSASAKRLQVITGRLIKQAPIFRPDAAQWQWEVNLIKSPELNASCGPGGKILFYSGLMDKLQLNDDEIAAIIGHEMAHALREHSREAMSKAYGVALAKQGAGALLGLGEVGMAMADTVVQYSLTLPNSRGNENEADLLGLELAARSGYNPNAAISLWQKMAQASNGAPPEFMSTHPSSSSRIAALQAAIPKVMPLYEQARR; from the coding sequence ATGAACCAGACGTTGTCCTTTACCGCGCTGGCCGCGGCCTTGCTGCTGACAGGATGCCAAGCCGTCAACACCACCAGCGGTGGCGCGGTGGGTGTCGAGCGCAAGCAGTACATGTTTGGCATGCTTTCGAGCCAAGAGATCAATCAGATGTATGCGACGTCCTATCAGCAGACACTGGGTGAGGCGTCGAGCAAAGGTGTGCTGGACAAGAGCAGCGCCAGCGCCAAACGCTTGCAGGTCATCACCGGTCGCTTGATCAAGCAGGCGCCGATTTTTCGCCCCGATGCCGCGCAGTGGCAGTGGGAGGTCAATCTGATCAAGAGTCCCGAGCTGAATGCCAGCTGCGGCCCGGGTGGCAAGATCCTCTTCTACAGCGGGCTGATGGATAAGCTGCAGCTGAACGACGATGAGATCGCCGCGATCATCGGCCATGAAATGGCCCATGCCCTGCGCGAGCATAGCCGCGAAGCCATGTCCAAGGCCTACGGTGTGGCGCTGGCCAAACAGGGCGCCGGGGCGCTGCTCGGCCTGGGTGAGGTGGGTATGGCCATGGCCGATACCGTGGTGCAGTACAGCCTGACTTTGCCCAATAGCCGGGGCAACGAGAACGAGGCCGATCTACTCGGGCTGGAACTGGCTGCCCGTAGCGGCTACAACCCGAACGCGGCGATCAGTCTGTGGCAGAAGATGGCTCAGGCCAGCAATGGTGCACCGCCAGAATTCATGAGCACTCACCCGTCGTCGAGCAGCCGCATCGCGGCCTTGCAGGCGGCAATCCCGAAAGTCATGCCGCTCTATGAGCAGGCCAGACGCTGA
- a CDS encoding SOS response-associated peptidase gives MCGRYALFRWSPVFAALPGFPADQQPQWNIAPGAQVLLVRAVAGERQLVRARWGLTPPWLTDLSKTPAQARAETLAEQPMFRNAFRLRRGLLPANGFYEWRGSARKRPYWLTSEDSPLYFAALWEAYPVEGCVYLSAAVVTQPAANQRRPLILDAAAQALWLAADTPHDELAALLARPQPQLRERVLANLVNDPKLNAPECLTPA, from the coding sequence ATGTGTGGACGTTATGCCCTGTTTCGTTGGTCGCCAGTGTTCGCGGCCTTACCCGGTTTTCCTGCGGATCAGCAGCCGCAATGGAATATTGCGCCCGGCGCCCAGGTCCTGTTAGTGCGTGCCGTCGCGGGTGAGCGCCAACTGGTTCGCGCCCGCTGGGGGCTGACTCCGCCATGGCTGACGGATCTGTCGAAAACCCCGGCTCAGGCGCGGGCGGAAACCCTGGCCGAGCAGCCGATGTTCCGCAATGCCTTTCGCCTGCGCCGCGGGTTGTTACCGGCCAATGGTTTTTACGAATGGCGTGGCTCTGCGCGCAAGCGGCCGTATTGGCTGACCAGCGAAGACAGCCCGCTGTACTTCGCCGCGCTGTGGGAGGCATATCCGGTCGAAGGCTGTGTCTATCTCAGTGCGGCGGTGGTGACCCAGCCTGCGGCCAATCAGCGCCGCCCGCTGATCCTCGATGCCGCCGCTCAGGCGCTGTGGCTGGCGGCAGATACGCCGCACGACGAGCTTGCAGCGCTGCTCGCCCGTCCGCAGCCGCAGTTGCGCGAGCGGGTGCTGGCCAATCTGGTCAACGATCCCAAGCTGAACGCCCCCGAGTGCCTGACGCCGGCGTAG
- a CDS encoding ester cyclase, whose protein sequence is MSLDDRKKLVRRHIDLSWNKGRLALAGQLHSKDFLYKSSFVGHHLGSDAFAQLTQDIRKAMPDLQVVVEECIAEGNKVVTWSTLIGTIEKPALGYPPSDKVLSIAAMAFWTLTPSNEIQEICTMFDMESFRAQLSLDTRSFAEKSLP, encoded by the coding sequence ATGTCATTGGATGATCGAAAAAAGTTGGTCCGCCGGCATATCGACCTGTCGTGGAACAAAGGTCGCCTGGCCTTGGCCGGGCAGCTGCACAGCAAGGACTTTCTCTACAAAAGCTCGTTTGTCGGCCATCACCTGGGCAGCGACGCCTTCGCCCAGCTGACCCAGGACATCCGCAAGGCCATGCCAGACCTGCAGGTAGTGGTCGAGGAATGTATTGCCGAAGGCAATAAAGTGGTCACCTGGAGCACCCTGATCGGCACCATCGAGAAACCGGCCTTGGGTTACCCGCCGAGCGACAAGGTATTGAGCATCGCGGCGATGGCCTTCTGGACGCTGACCCCGAGCAACGAGATCCAGGAAATCTGCACCATGTTCGACATGGAAAGCTTCCGCGCCCAACTAAGCCTGGACACCCGCTCATTCGCGGAAAAATCCCTGCCGTAA
- a CDS encoding TMEM165/GDT1 family protein: protein MESLLVPTLIVALAEIGDKTQLLALLLAARFRKPWPIILGIVVATLANHFLAGAVGNWVAGLFSPQTLSWTLAASFVAVALWTLIPDKLDDDESSRFKRYGPFLTTLVAFFIAEMGDKTQVATVMLAAQYPHFVLVVIGTTLGMLIANVPVVLVGNFAAERLQLTLIRRLAAGAFAALAIYACYQALQLGGHL, encoded by the coding sequence CTGGAATCCCTGCTCGTCCCTACCCTGATCGTTGCCCTGGCCGAAATCGGCGACAAGACCCAATTGCTCGCCTTGCTGCTGGCCGCGCGCTTTCGCAAGCCCTGGCCAATTATCCTCGGCATCGTGGTCGCTACCCTGGCCAACCACTTTCTCGCCGGCGCCGTCGGCAACTGGGTAGCCGGCCTGTTTTCCCCACAGACCCTGAGCTGGACGCTCGCCGCCTCCTTCGTTGCAGTGGCCCTGTGGACCCTGATTCCCGACAAGCTGGATGACGATGAAAGCTCGCGCTTCAAGCGCTACGGCCCGTTCCTGACCACCCTGGTCGCCTTCTTCATCGCCGAGATGGGCGACAAGACCCAGGTCGCTACGGTGATGCTGGCCGCGCAGTACCCACACTTCGTGCTTGTGGTGATCGGCACCACCCTAGGCATGCTGATCGCCAACGTACCCGTGGTGCTGGTCGGCAACTTTGCCGCCGAGCGCTTGCAACTGACCCTGATTCGCCGCCTGGCCGCCGGCGCCTTCGCCGCGCTGGCGATTTATGCGTGCTACCAGGCCCTGCAACTCGGCGGGCACTTATAG